A genomic region of Candidatus Zixiibacteriota bacterium contains the following coding sequences:
- the secD gene encoding protein translocase subunit SecD: MKGQTWRLVLTIGLIVLAFIGFWNTLRYWTLDAADKERMEMQKPGSVQELQRKAMRLGLDLQGGVHIVLRVMLEKIEPSARADAVDRAIQIIRNRVDFIGVAEPVIQRQGDDRIIVDLPGYTDAARAEELIGQTAQLEFKLLETQDNANLILQRIDSVMAEINKAEKAASSDETTTATTETAAPDTSAADTAAKDIFADILGEDTLDITEGDRPFTLYLDPFLFNSSNNTQWPGYVVAARDRRSVEKMLERPEVKRMIPEDVQFAWSTRPEIVAAQEVYKLYILKSRVQFLGKHLERIKLGKGQYQENTVDFRLSGEASAAFARLTGANIDKPLAIVIDNKVESAPFINSRIRNEGQITMGSSATIKDAQNLEVVLKAGALPAPMEIIAKNVVGATLGSDTIRKGFYSAIVGLFLVLAYIAFYYRLSGLIADIGLIFNLFFLLSIMAALEATLTMPGIAGIILTIGMSVDANILIFERIREELRSGKTVRASIDAGYHRAWAAILDGHVTTLITAAALYIIGAGSIRGFAVSLFWGVLISLFTAYVITKLIFDMRKHKQTLSI, encoded by the coding sequence ATGAAAGGACAAACCTGGCGATTAGTGCTGACGATAGGGCTTATCGTCCTTGCCTTCATCGGGTTCTGGAATACTCTCCGCTACTGGACGCTCGACGCGGCTGACAAGGAGAGAATGGAGATGCAGAAACCCGGTTCCGTTCAGGAACTTCAGAGAAAAGCGATGCGCCTCGGTCTGGACCTGCAGGGGGGCGTTCATATCGTCCTGCGGGTGATGCTGGAAAAAATTGAACCGTCAGCCAGAGCCGACGCCGTGGACCGCGCCATTCAGATTATTCGCAACCGCGTTGACTTTATCGGCGTCGCCGAGCCGGTTATCCAGCGGCAGGGGGACGACCGGATTATTGTTGACCTCCCCGGTTATACCGATGCCGCCCGGGCCGAAGAGCTTATCGGCCAGACGGCCCAGCTGGAATTTAAACTGCTCGAAACACAGGATAACGCCAACCTGATTCTGCAGAGAATCGATTCGGTGATGGCGGAAATTAACAAGGCTGAGAAAGCGGCCTCTTCCGATGAAACCACTACCGCTACGACCGAAACTGCCGCCCCTGATACCAGCGCCGCCGATACCGCCGCCAAAGATATCTTTGCCGATATTTTGGGAGAAGATACCCTGGATATCACCGAAGGGGATAGACCGTTCACTCTTTATCTCGACCCCTTCTTATTTAATTCCTCCAACAATACCCAGTGGCCCGGATATGTAGTAGCAGCAAGGGACCGTCGCTCCGTGGAAAAGATGCTGGAAAGGCCGGAAGTGAAACGGATGATACCGGAAGATGTGCAGTTTGCCTGGTCAACTCGCCCGGAGATTGTGGCGGCTCAGGAAGTCTATAAACTCTATATTCTCAAAAGCCGGGTGCAATTTTTAGGTAAGCATCTGGAGAGAATCAAACTGGGGAAAGGGCAGTATCAGGAGAACACGGTTGATTTCCGTCTTTCCGGCGAAGCCTCCGCCGCTTTTGCCCGTCTGACCGGCGCCAATATCGATAAGCCGCTGGCGATTGTCATTGACAACAAAGTGGAATCGGCCCCCTTTATCAACTCCCGCATCCGCAATGAAGGGCAGATTACCATGGGAAGCTCCGCGACCATTAAGGACGCCCAGAATCTGGAAGTGGTTTTGAAAGCGGGCGCATTACCTGCCCCGATGGAGATTATTGCCAAGAACGTGGTCGGCGCCACTCTCGGTTCCGACACAATCAGAAAAGGATTCTACTCCGCCATAGTGGGACTGTTTCTGGTTCTGGCTTATATCGCCTTTTACTATCGCCTCTCCGGTCTCATTGCCGACATCGGTCTTATCTTCAACCTTTTCTTTCTGCTGTCGATAATGGCGGCGCTCGAGGCGACTTTAACCATGCCCGGTATCGCCGGTATCATCCTGACCATCGGTATGTCGGTGGACGCCAATATCCTTATATTCGAGCGAATAAGAGAAGAGCTGCGCTCGGGCAAGACGGTGCGGGCGTCGATTGATGCCGGCTATCACCGCGCCTGGGCGGCGATTCTCGACGGTCATGTCACCACCCTGATTACCGCCGCCGCTCTGTATATTATCGGCGCCGGCTCCATCCGCGGCTTTGCCGTGTCGCTCTTCTGGGGTGTGTTGATTTCGCTGTTCACCGCATACGTAATCACCAAGTTGATTTTCGATATGCGTAAACATAAACAAACCTTGAGCATATAG